One genomic segment of Hemibagrus wyckioides isolate EC202008001 linkage group LG08, SWU_Hwy_1.0, whole genome shotgun sequence includes these proteins:
- the LOC131358017 gene encoding eotaxin-like — protein MKKLTALLFLFSLCSLQLVLSAPVVFELKTQCCPDTTKLRIPVKNIVKYHWTSSDCPIKAIVFDMNTGKKFCVDPTAGWVKNHMKVVDQKNNATVSLQTSYP, from the exons ATGAAGAAACTGACGGCTCTGCTGTTTCTCTTCTCCCTCTGCTCTCTTCAGCTGGTGCTTAGTG CTCCAGTCGTTTTTGAGCTCAAGACTCAATGCTGTCCAGACACAACTAAATTGAGGATCCCAGTAAAAAACATTGTGAAATACCACTGGACCAGCAGTGACTGCCCCATAAAGGCCATTGT CTTTGACATGAACACTGGGAAGAAATTCTGTGTGGATCCTACTGCTGGCTGGGTCAAGAATCACATGAAAGTAGTGGATCAGAAAAACAATGCCACAGTGTCTCTGCAAACCTCTTATCCTTAG